In a genomic window of Cytobacillus sp. FSL H8-0458:
- a CDS encoding DUF1444 domain-containing protein produces the protein MKMDSKKMKNELEQRLAKENRTFSFDREKDQLRIENRDTGKGITITLPGIIAKWQEQKEKAIDEVVYYVEEGLEAMAEDAHLSGHERNIFPVIRSASFPGESQEGVPFLTDEHTAETRIYYALDLGKTYCLIDAQLMEKEGWDPERIKETALFNVRSLSTDMKSDTVAGNTFYFLNKNDGYDASRILNDSFIKEMSRKAEGTMAVAVPHQDVLIIADIKNETGYDVLAQMTMSFFASGRVPITSLSFLYENEEFEPIFILGKNKKK, from the coding sequence ATGAAAATGGATAGCAAAAAAATGAAAAATGAATTGGAGCAGCGTTTAGCAAAAGAAAATCGGACTTTTTCTTTTGACAGGGAAAAAGACCAGCTCAGAATTGAAAATAGAGACACTGGAAAAGGAATTACCATCACTCTTCCGGGCATAATTGCAAAATGGCAGGAGCAAAAGGAGAAAGCAATTGACGAGGTCGTATATTATGTCGAGGAAGGATTAGAAGCAATGGCGGAGGATGCCCATTTATCCGGGCATGAAAGAAACATTTTTCCGGTCATCCGATCAGCCTCTTTTCCGGGTGAATCTCAGGAAGGCGTTCCTTTTCTGACTGATGAACACACGGCTGAAACCCGGATTTATTATGCCCTCGACCTCGGTAAAACGTATTGCCTTATTGATGCACAGCTAATGGAAAAAGAGGGCTGGGATCCGGAAAGAATTAAAGAAACTGCTCTATTTAATGTAAGATCTCTCTCGACAGATATGAAATCGGATACTGTAGCAGGAAATACTTTCTATTTCTTAAATAAGAATGATGGATATGATGCAAGCAGGATACTGAATGATTCGTTCATCAAAGAAATGAGCAGAAAAGCAGAAGGAACCATGGCAGTGGCAGTGCCGCATCAGGATGTACTAATTATTGCAGATATTAAAAATGAAACAGGCTATGATGTTCTCGCCCAGATGACTATGAGTTTCTTTGCGAGCGGCAGAGTGCCCATCACTTCCCTTTCATTTCTATACGAAAATGAAGAGTTTGAACCAATATTTATTTTGGGTAAGAATAAAAAGAAATAG
- a CDS encoding aminopeptidase — MKDPRIEKLAKNLINYSVRLQKGEKILIENFGLQKELVTALVKEAYAAGGYPFVSLKDHQVDRSLLLGAQEEQFNMMAEFEANVMSKMDAYIGLRSGDNINEQADVPDEKMKIHGSTIGQKVHREIRVPKTKWVVLRYPNASMAQLAKMSTEAFEDFYFDVCNLDYGKMDKAMDSLVELMNKTDKVRITGPGTDLSFSIKDIPAIKCSGQMNIPDGEVYTAPVRESVNGVITYNTPSPYHGFTFENVKLTFKDGKIVEAEANDSERINKIFDTDEGARYVGEFAIGVNPYILHPMQDILFDEKIDGSFHFTPGQCYDEAYNGNKSNIHWDMVNIQRPDYGGGEIYFDDVLIRKDGRFVIAELEALNPENLK; from the coding sequence ATGAAAGATCCCCGTATTGAAAAACTCGCAAAAAATTTGATTAACTATTCAGTCCGTCTTCAGAAAGGCGAAAAAATCCTTATTGAAAATTTTGGACTGCAGAAGGAATTGGTGACCGCGCTGGTTAAGGAAGCATATGCAGCTGGAGGATACCCGTTTGTTTCCTTAAAAGATCATCAGGTTGATCGTTCCCTGCTTTTAGGAGCACAAGAAGAGCAATTTAATATGATGGCTGAATTTGAAGCAAATGTTATGAGCAAAATGGATGCATACATAGGACTGCGCTCCGGAGACAACATCAATGAGCAGGCTGATGTGCCGGATGAAAAAATGAAAATTCATGGTTCAACAATTGGACAAAAGGTACATAGAGAAATCCGCGTGCCAAAAACGAAGTGGGTAGTCCTGCGCTATCCAAATGCTTCCATGGCCCAGCTTGCTAAAATGAGCACAGAGGCATTTGAAGATTTCTACTTTGATGTCTGCAATTTGGATTACGGCAAGATGGATAAAGCGATGGACAGCCTGGTGGAATTAATGAATAAAACCGATAAAGTCAGAATCACCGGCCCTGGTACAGATCTGTCCTTCTCGATTAAGGATATTCCGGCAATCAAATGCTCCGGCCAGATGAATATTCCTGATGGAGAGGTTTATACTGCCCCTGTACGTGAGTCTGTGAACGGTGTTATCACTTATAACACACCTTCCCCATACCATGGTTTTACATTCGAGAATGTTAAGCTGACATTTAAAGACGGTAAAATTGTTGAAGCAGAAGCCAATGACAGCGAACGCATCAATAAAATCTTTGATACGGATGAGGGTGCACGCTATGTTGGTGAATTCGCCATCGGAGTTAATCCATACATTCTTCATCCGATGCAGGATATTCTGTTCGATGAGAAAATTGACGGAAGCTTCCACTTTACACCGGGACAATGCTATGACGAAGCGTATAATGGCAATAAATCTAATATCCACTGGGATATGGTCAACATCCAGCGTCCTGACTATGGCGGAGGCGAAATCTACTTTGATGATGTATTAATCCGTAAAGACGGACGATTCGTCATTGCTGAACTGGAAGCGTTAAATCCAGAGAATTTAAAATAG
- the murC gene encoding UDP-N-acetylmuramate--L-alanine ligase, protein MTIYHFVGIKGSGMSALAQVLHDMNYQVQGSDFEKHFFTQVALEKSGIKILPFQKENIQPGMTVIAGNAYPDTHEEIEEAMKLGLPVVRYHRFLGDFMKNFTSIAVTGAHGKTSTTGLLAHVMRGAKPTSFLIGDGTGKGDEEAEYFVFEACEYRRHFLSYYPDYAIMTNIDFDHPDYFANVEDVFSAFQEMSWQVNKGIFACGDDEQLQKIQAKVPVVFYGFGEENDFQARNVVKTTEGTTFDVFVRNTFYETFSIAAYGDHNVLNSLAVIALCHYEEIDAKIVQEQLLSFEGVKRRFSEKKVGSQVIIDDYAHHPTEIKATVEAARQKYPEKEVVAVFQPHTFTRTQAFLEDFASSLNLADKVYLCEIFGSARENHGKLTINDLKDKIPNAQILNEEETAILRNHEESVIMFMGAGDIQKFQQAYENQI, encoded by the coding sequence ATGACTATTTACCATTTCGTAGGTATTAAGGGGTCCGGAATGAGTGCATTGGCACAAGTTCTGCATGATATGAACTATCAGGTTCAAGGCTCCGATTTTGAGAAACACTTTTTTACGCAGGTGGCACTTGAAAAATCCGGAATAAAAATCCTTCCCTTTCAAAAGGAAAATATACAGCCGGGCATGACGGTAATCGCCGGGAATGCATATCCGGACACGCATGAAGAGATTGAGGAAGCAATGAAGCTTGGCTTGCCTGTTGTGCGCTATCACCGCTTCTTAGGTGATTTTATGAAGAACTTTACAAGCATTGCAGTGACAGGAGCACATGGAAAAACATCCACTACAGGCTTGCTTGCACATGTTATGAGAGGTGCAAAACCAACTTCATTCCTTATTGGAGACGGTACGGGCAAAGGGGACGAAGAAGCTGAGTATTTTGTTTTTGAAGCTTGCGAATACAGAAGACACTTCCTTTCTTACTACCCGGATTATGCGATAATGACGAACATCGATTTCGACCACCCTGACTACTTTGCCAATGTTGAAGATGTTTTCTCTGCTTTTCAGGAGATGTCTTGGCAAGTGAATAAGGGCATTTTTGCATGCGGTGATGACGAACAGCTGCAAAAAATACAGGCTAAAGTGCCTGTAGTATTTTACGGTTTCGGAGAAGAAAATGATTTCCAGGCACGCAATGTTGTAAAGACAACTGAAGGGACAACATTTGACGTTTTTGTCCGCAATACCTTCTATGAGACGTTCTCAATTGCTGCCTATGGAGATCATAACGTCTTGAACTCTTTAGCTGTCATCGCTTTATGTCACTATGAAGAGATCGATGCGAAGATTGTTCAGGAACAGCTTCTTTCCTTTGAAGGGGTGAAAAGAAGATTTTCCGAGAAGAAAGTGGGCTCTCAGGTAATTATTGATGATTATGCCCACCATCCGACAGAAATTAAGGCAACTGTAGAAGCTGCCAGACAAAAGTATCCTGAAAAGGAAGTTGTCGCCGTTTTCCAGCCTCATACATTTACGAGGACTCAGGCATTTCTTGAGGATTTTGCATCAAGCCTCAATTTGGCTGACAAAGTTTATCTATGTGAAATCTTTGGCTCTGCCCGGGAAAACCATGGAAAACTCACTATTAATGATTTAAAGGATAAAATTCCTAATGCACAAATTTTAAATGAAGAAGAAACGGCTATCCTAAGAAATCATGAAGAAAGCGTAATTATGTTCATGGGTGCTGGAGATATCCAAAAATTCCAGCAGGCATACGAAAACCAAATATAA
- a CDS encoding DNA translocase FtsK, with the protein MSWIKKLFHMFKDNDEEYEEFEDHADERYQEKQRASQNTKESSRDVDAKVVYQYPKGQFRFPVIPDHEAARENKRQQKQDHTRGQTVKETPEKRQPRVRETERQRKPADSPFPEKRVPRSAERERQRKTAPPPASEEKVLTRNEREAANKKRPFQPTEIPSPIYGFKRPGSNTPKDQSEKEQENNRRELTYDEVMRKIQQTPPNRPKMTAADPLKDRETVLSDKLEAFQGQSAALETEEPAAKKYKIGEASELMFEVPEENQEKETYEVEKNAAWQDELGPDSHPGSSKSAGNEFSNHAESIDHEKKSEVSRSLANMIEEALHEEETEEEAGECTEDKAELSGQDDLNSYAIPEPEAEEVPEESQLVQEINIESENEDGSNPVQEKKIQEEKPASRGSIPFNVIMLNNDRKKMNQQGKVSKPADEKKNNIAMFPSESIQQSAASAERIEDYSPSPESDRMKEQQIYPAEDDISYYQFPSRTLLTPPVIMDEASDWLYEQEQMLNSTLQNFNVRARVVNVTQGPSVTRFEVQPEPGVKVNKITNLSDDIKLSLAARDIRIEAPIPGKHTIGIEVPNQSSRPVFISEIINTPEFQNGSSPLTAVLGLDISGKPIVTDLRKMPHGLIAGATGSGKSVCINTILVSLLYKASPDELKLLLIDPKMVELAPYNRIPHLVSPVITDVKAATAALKWAVEEMERRYELFAHAGVRDINRFNELAEEHQQYSEKLPFMVIVIDELADLMMMAPADVEEAICRIAQKARACGMHLIIATQRPSVDVITGLIKANVPTRIAFSVSSQIDSRTIIDISGAEKLLGRGDMLFLENGSSKPVRLQGTFVSDKEIDDVVAHVRREQEPDYLFEQEELLKKAQAIEEEDELFFEACEFVVDQGSASTSSLQRRFKIGYNRAARLIDMMEKQGFISENRGSKPRDVLITVADLESIQDTSTLN; encoded by the coding sequence ATGAGCTGGATTAAGAAGCTGTTCCATATGTTTAAAGATAATGATGAAGAATATGAGGAATTTGAAGATCATGCGGATGAGCGATACCAAGAGAAACAGCGTGCTTCTCAAAATACAAAAGAAAGTTCAAGAGATGTAGATGCTAAAGTAGTTTATCAATACCCTAAGGGCCAATTCCGTTTTCCGGTCATACCTGACCATGAAGCAGCACGGGAAAATAAAAGGCAGCAAAAACAGGATCATACCCGAGGGCAGACCGTTAAAGAAACACCTGAAAAACGGCAGCCAAGGGTAAGAGAAACGGAGCGGCAGAGAAAACCAGCAGATTCCCCATTCCCTGAAAAAAGGGTGCCCCGTTCCGCAGAAAGGGAGCGGCAAAGAAAGACTGCGCCGCCACCTGCAAGTGAAGAAAAAGTACTGACCCGCAACGAAAGAGAAGCAGCCAATAAGAAAAGGCCTTTCCAGCCAACAGAAATTCCATCACCGATATATGGATTTAAGAGACCAGGTTCAAACACTCCGAAGGATCAATCAGAGAAGGAGCAGGAAAATAACCGCAGGGAACTTACATACGATGAGGTTATGCGCAAAATTCAGCAGACTCCTCCTAATCGGCCGAAGATGACTGCGGCTGATCCATTAAAAGATAGAGAAACCGTCCTTTCCGATAAGCTGGAAGCTTTCCAGGGACAGTCTGCTGCACTGGAAACAGAGGAACCGGCAGCAAAAAAATATAAAATAGGTGAAGCATCTGAATTAATGTTTGAAGTTCCGGAGGAAAACCAAGAAAAAGAAACTTATGAAGTGGAAAAAAATGCAGCATGGCAGGATGAGCTGGGACCTGACAGCCATCCTGGTTCTTCCAAATCAGCCGGCAATGAGTTTTCAAACCATGCAGAGAGCATTGATCATGAAAAAAAATCTGAAGTCAGCAGATCACTCGCAAATATGATTGAAGAGGCTCTTCATGAAGAAGAAACAGAAGAAGAAGCAGGAGAATGCACAGAAGACAAAGCAGAACTTTCCGGACAGGATGATTTGAATTCTTATGCGATCCCTGAGCCAGAGGCTGAAGAGGTCCCAGAAGAAAGTCAATTAGTTCAGGAAATAAACATAGAATCAGAGAATGAAGATGGGTCAAATCCAGTGCAGGAAAAAAAAATTCAAGAAGAAAAGCCTGCTTCCAGAGGGTCAATCCCATTCAATGTCATTATGCTGAACAATGACAGAAAAAAAATGAACCAGCAGGGGAAAGTATCAAAGCCGGCAGATGAAAAAAAAAATAATATCGCGATGTTCCCATCTGAAAGCATCCAGCAGTCCGCTGCTTCAGCAGAAAGGATTGAAGATTATTCGCCTTCACCGGAATCGGACAGAATGAAGGAACAGCAGATATATCCGGCGGAAGATGACATTTCGTATTACCAATTTCCTTCCCGGACATTACTGACACCGCCGGTAATCATGGATGAAGCATCTGATTGGCTTTACGAACAGGAACAGATGTTAAACTCTACGCTTCAGAATTTCAATGTCAGGGCCAGAGTAGTCAATGTTACGCAAGGACCTTCTGTCACAAGATTTGAAGTGCAGCCTGAACCGGGGGTCAAGGTGAATAAAATCACGAATCTCTCGGATGATATAAAGCTTAGTCTGGCAGCAAGGGATATTAGGATCGAGGCTCCAATACCAGGAAAGCATACAATCGGAATTGAGGTTCCAAACCAGAGCAGCCGTCCGGTATTTATCAGTGAAATCATAAATACACCGGAGTTCCAGAATGGCAGTTCCCCATTGACGGCGGTGCTTGGACTGGATATCTCAGGAAAGCCGATTGTGACGGATTTAAGGAAAATGCCGCACGGTTTAATTGCCGGTGCAACGGGATCAGGGAAGAGCGTCTGTATCAACACCATCCTGGTAAGCCTTTTGTATAAGGCGAGTCCGGATGAATTGAAGCTTCTTCTGATTGACCCGAAAATGGTCGAACTTGCACCATATAATCGAATTCCTCATTTAGTCAGCCCGGTTATTACCGATGTAAAAGCAGCAACAGCTGCCTTGAAGTGGGCTGTAGAGGAGATGGAGCGCAGATATGAATTATTTGCCCATGCCGGTGTGCGGGATATCAACCGTTTTAATGAGCTGGCTGAAGAGCATCAGCAATATTCAGAGAAGCTTCCATTTATGGTCATTGTGATTGATGAGCTGGCAGACCTGATGATGATGGCGCCGGCCGATGTGGAAGAAGCCATTTGCCGGATAGCACAGAAAGCCCGTGCATGCGGAATGCATCTGATTATCGCAACCCAGCGGCCTTCCGTAGATGTTATTACCGGCTTAATCAAAGCGAATGTACCAACAAGGATTGCATTCTCCGTGTCATCCCAAATTGATTCAAGAACAATCATCGATATAAGCGGAGCGGAAAAGCTCCTGGGCCGGGGAGATATGCTTTTCCTTGAAAATGGATCCTCAAAGCCGGTTAGGCTCCAGGGGACATTTGTTTCAGACAAAGAAATTGATGATGTCGTAGCCCATGTACGCAGGGAGCAAGAACCTGATTACTTATTTGAGCAGGAAGAACTTCTGAAAAAAGCCCAGGCCATTGAAGAAGAGGATGAACTGTTTTTTGAAGCTTGCGAGTTTGTTGTTGATCAGGGATCTGCTTCCACTTCAAGTCTGCAAAGAAGATTTAAAATAGGCTATAATAGGGCAGCCAGGCTGATTGATATGATGGAAAAACAAGGGTTTATTTCAGAAAATAGAGGAAGCAAACCAAGGGATGTCCTTATTACTGTTGCTGATCTTGAATCCATACAAGACACTAGTACATTAAATTAA
- a CDS encoding thioredoxin family protein, with protein sequence MKKLESMEQFDEMRSSGKHIFMFSADWCPDCRVIEPVLPEIEAKYSDYNFIYVDRDQFIDLCIELDVFGIPSFIGYRDGQELGRFVSKDRKTQEEIENFIQTLEN encoded by the coding sequence ATGAAAAAATTGGAATCAATGGAGCAATTTGACGAGATGCGCAGCAGCGGGAAACACATTTTCATGTTTTCAGCAGACTGGTGTCCTGATTGCCGGGTGATTGAACCGGTATTGCCTGAAATTGAAGCAAAATATAGTGATTATAATTTTATTTATGTAGACCGCGATCAATTCATTGATCTTTGCATTGAGCTTGATGTCTTTGGCATTCCGAGCTTCATTGGATACAGGGACGGCCAGGAGCTAGGCCGCTTTGTCAGTAAAGACCGCAAAACACAGGAAGAAATCGAGAACTTTATTCAGACTCTGGAAAACTAG
- a CDS encoding DUF948 domain-containing protein, producing MEIILYLSVAVIAIAFLVLVIYLAKTLKSLQGTLDNVSHTLAGLERQLDGVTKETTVLLHKTNSLATDIQQKSENLNSVVTAVKEVGDSVRKFNGSIQKITSSVNTQLEQNKDKISQVVQWSNVLLEIKDKWKMRKEDPYQYNVGEKQMLPPERQRERARY from the coding sequence TTGGAAATAATTTTATACTTAAGTGTAGCAGTCATTGCTATAGCATTCCTTGTTTTGGTCATTTATTTGGCAAAAACCTTAAAATCCTTGCAAGGGACATTAGATAACGTATCACACACATTGGCAGGTCTTGAAAGGCAATTAGATGGTGTCACGAAGGAAACAACAGTCCTGCTGCACAAAACAAATTCACTTGCAACAGATATTCAGCAGAAGTCTGAAAACCTGAACAGTGTCGTAACTGCGGTAAAAGAAGTTGGTGACTCTGTCCGCAAATTTAATGGATCCATTCAGAAAATCACATCTTCTGTTAACACACAGCTTGAACAGAATAAAGATAAAATCTCACAGGTGGTTCAGTGGAGCAATGTTCTCCTTGAAATCAAGGATAAGTGGAAAATGAGAAAAGAAGACCCTTATCAGTACAATGTAGGCGAGAAACAAATGCTTCCGCCCGAACGCCAGAGAGAAAGAGCAAGATACTAG
- a CDS encoding YtxH domain-containing protein: protein MNSQDRTQFDSNQAKTEENINTKDFMIGALIGGMVGAATALFLAPKSGKELQNDLSEKAAILKEKSGQYRETAMTKGTELATAAKEKTNVLTQTVTKQSNELVNKVKNLKDYQNGQASANGTAEEEGEAINNETFQTEGNAPVNDAEIQMKLEETKKAFDETEQKYN from the coding sequence ATGAATAGCCAAGACCGTACTCAATTTGATTCAAACCAGGCAAAAACAGAGGAAAATATCAATACGAAAGATTTTATGATTGGTGCACTTATAGGAGGAATGGTTGGCGCAGCTACTGCTTTATTCCTGGCCCCAAAATCAGGAAAAGAGCTTCAGAATGATTTAAGTGAAAAAGCGGCCATCTTAAAAGAAAAATCAGGACAGTACCGCGAAACAGCTATGACAAAAGGCACTGAACTGGCTACTGCTGCTAAAGAGAAAACAAATGTGCTAACTCAAACAGTGACCAAGCAATCCAATGAGCTTGTAAATAAAGTGAAAAATTTAAAAGACTATCAAAATGGACAAGCTTCTGCAAACGGCACAGCCGAAGAAGAGGGAGAGGCTATTAATAACGAAACATTCCAGACTGAAGGAAACGCGCCAGTCAATGATGCGGAAATCCAAATGAAGCTGGAAGAAACGAAAAAAGCTTTTGACGAAACCGAGCAAAAGTATAATTAA
- a CDS encoding YtoQ family protein: MEITVYLAGEIHSNWRNEIKEKAKLLQLPVHFTGPMENHERSDLIGEEILGKQPDAILRDEAASSINNLRTQLLMQKSDLVIALFGEKYKQWNTAMDASAAAALGKPLILIRPKELHHPLKELSSKANVTVETVSQALKVLSYIFETE, from the coding sequence ATGGAAATAACCGTCTATTTAGCAGGTGAAATACATTCCAATTGGCGCAATGAAATAAAGGAGAAAGCGAAATTACTTCAGCTGCCGGTTCATTTTACAGGTCCTATGGAAAATCATGAACGTTCTGACTTGATTGGAGAGGAAATTCTCGGGAAGCAGCCGGATGCAATACTTCGGGATGAAGCTGCTTCAAGCATTAATAACTTAAGAACACAGCTTCTAATGCAGAAATCAGACCTGGTGATTGCATTATTTGGTGAGAAGTACAAGCAATGGAACACCGCCATGGATGCAAGCGCAGCCGCCGCTCTTGGAAAGCCGCTGATCCTTATCCGTCCAAAGGAACTTCACCATCCCCTAAAAGAGCTTTCAAGCAAAGCAAATGTTACTGTTGAAACTGTCAGCCAGGCATTAAAAGTTTTGTCGTACATCTTCGAAACCGAATAG
- a CDS encoding PTS transporter subunit IIC: MRAFLDRKGVTLSAKVYFIDALSSMALGLFASLIIGLIIKTIGEQTDIKYLQDMGILAMGLMGPAIGVAVAYGLNAPPLVVFSAIASGAAGAALGGPAGSFAAALISTELGKLVSKETKVDIIVTPLVTIASGYVVSTFIGPGIDFGMKSFGSLIMWGTEQRPILMGIIVAVLMGLALTAPISSAAIALMLDLHGVAAGAATIGCAAQMVGFAVSSYRENKMGGLIAIGIGTSMLQVPNIIRNPRILIPPTIAGAILAPFGTTIWLMENNAAGAGMGTSGLVGQIMTFTTMGFGPDVWMKVIVLHIIGPALISLILSEYMRKKGWIQYGDMHISTGGVRK, from the coding sequence ATGAGAGCTTTTCTGGATAGAAAAGGGGTTACCCTTTCAGCTAAAGTTTATTTTATAGATGCCCTGAGCAGCATGGCGCTGGGATTGTTTGCTTCGCTGATCATCGGGCTGATTATCAAGACAATTGGCGAACAGACTGATATCAAATATTTGCAGGATATGGGTATTCTTGCTATGGGGCTGATGGGCCCTGCTATTGGAGTGGCAGTTGCATACGGATTGAATGCTCCGCCGCTGGTTGTCTTTTCAGCCATTGCAAGCGGGGCTGCAGGTGCGGCTCTTGGGGGTCCGGCAGGGAGCTTTGCTGCAGCCCTTATTTCCACAGAACTTGGAAAATTGGTCAGTAAGGAAACAAAAGTGGATATCATTGTAACACCGCTTGTAACCATTGCATCGGGTTATGTCGTATCAACATTTATTGGTCCCGGAATTGATTTTGGAATGAAAAGCTTTGGCAGCCTGATCATGTGGGGAACCGAGCAAAGGCCGATCCTCATGGGGATCATTGTGGCGGTATTAATGGGACTTGCCTTGACGGCTCCCATCTCTTCAGCTGCCATTGCGCTTATGCTTGATCTGCACGGAGTTGCAGCAGGAGCTGCCACGATTGGCTGTGCAGCACAAATGGTCGGCTTCGCTGTGAGCAGCTACAGGGAAAATAAAATGGGCGGTTTAATTGCGATAGGAATTGGAACATCCATGTTGCAGGTGCCTAATATTATTAGAAACCCGCGCATCCTTATTCCGCCTACAATCGCAGGGGCTATACTCGCGCCGTTTGGCACGACCATCTGGCTAATGGAAAACAATGCTGCAGGGGCAGGGATGGGTACAAGCGGGCTTGTTGGCCAGATTATGACTTTTACCACGATGGGCTTTGGCCCGGACGTTTGGATGAAGGTCATCGTCTTGCATATTATTGGACCCGCTCTCATCAGCCTGATATTATCTGAATATATGAGGAAAAAAGGCTGGATCCAATATGGAGACATGCATATCAGCACAGGGGGCGTAAGAAAATGA
- a CDS encoding DUF84 family protein, giving the protein MKIIIGSKNPAKISAVQAAFSDYEADIMSKDVPSGVDDQPFSDEETIKGAINRAYGALEISGEQIGIGLEGGVQKTEYGLFLCNWGALAEKGQPPIIAGGARIPLPEAVAERLLAGEELGPVMDDYAKKENVRKNEGAVGIFTSGQIDRADMFSHVMKLLIGQYEYRKRG; this is encoded by the coding sequence ATGAAAATCATCATTGGTTCAAAAAATCCTGCAAAGATTTCGGCAGTACAAGCTGCCTTTAGTGATTATGAAGCAGACATAATGTCCAAAGATGTGCCGTCAGGAGTGGACGATCAGCCATTTTCGGATGAAGAAACCATTAAAGGGGCCATCAACAGAGCTTATGGAGCACTTGAAATATCAGGAGAACAAATCGGTATTGGATTAGAGGGCGGTGTGCAAAAAACAGAATATGGGCTTTTTCTCTGTAATTGGGGGGCTCTGGCGGAAAAAGGACAGCCTCCGATTATTGCAGGCGGAGCCAGAATTCCTCTTCCAGAAGCTGTGGCAGAAAGGCTATTAGCTGGCGAAGAACTGGGACCTGTAATGGATGATTACGCCAAAAAAGAAAACGTCCGCAAAAATGAAGGGGCAGTTGGAATTTTTACAAGTGGGCAGATTGACCGTGCTGACATGTTCTCACATGTCATGAAGCTTCTTATCGGGCAATATGAATATAGAAAAAGGGGATAG
- a CDS encoding nicotinate phosphoribosyltransferase, producing MKEIEMKVKGEIKRLTNQTFKFDERVRDGWFSAVYFLKTREIVKKYHVDKIVTMQFFQKSHAVLCGTDEVIALLKTFADRPDDLEIHSLKDGDKISPFETVLTITGRYQDFGYLEGIIDGILARRTSVATNVYNVVKAAGISGVQKQVIFMGDRDDHYTTQAGDGYAAYIGGATAQATHAMNEWWGKKGMGTMPHALIQMFEGDIVAAAEAYQETFPEDDLVALVDYNNDAITDSLKVARAFGDELKGVRVDTSRTMIDQYFLRNQHVLGTFDPRGVNAELIFALRKALDDEGFGHVKIVVSGGFTESRIRDFEEKGVPVDTYGVGSSLLKITTGFTGDNVMIDGKHAAKAGRRYRPNPRLEKVD from the coding sequence ATGAAGGAAATTGAAATGAAGGTTAAGGGAGAAATAAAGCGTTTGACAAACCAGACTTTTAAATTTGATGAACGTGTAAGAGATGGCTGGTTTTCAGCGGTTTACTTCCTAAAGACCAGAGAAATTGTTAAGAAATATCACGTGGATAAAATAGTAACCATGCAGTTTTTTCAAAAGAGTCATGCCGTTCTATGCGGGACGGATGAAGTCATTGCGCTATTAAAAACATTTGCGGACCGTCCGGATGATCTGGAAATCCATTCATTAAAAGATGGTGACAAGATTTCACCTTTTGAAACAGTATTGACCATAACAGGAAGATATCAGGATTTCGGCTATCTCGAAGGGATCATTGACGGCATATTGGCCAGAAGAACTTCTGTTGCCACAAATGTCTATAATGTGGTAAAAGCAGCAGGAATCTCCGGTGTTCAAAAACAGGTCATATTCATGGGGGATCGGGATGATCATTATACCACCCAGGCGGGTGATGGATATGCAGCCTATATTGGGGGTGCAACAGCCCAGGCTACACATGCGATGAACGAATGGTGGGGCAAAAAGGGCATGGGGACAATGCCGCATGCGCTGATTCAAATGTTTGAGGGAGATATCGTCGCGGCTGCCGAAGCTTATCAGGAGACGTTTCCTGAAGACGATTTAGTTGCTCTGGTAGATTATAACAATGATGCAATCACTGACTCACTGAAAGTCGCAAGGGCTTTTGGCGATGAACTTAAAGGTGTTCGGGTTGACACATCAAGGACAATGATTGATCAATATTTCTTAAGAAACCAGCATGTCCTGGGAACGTTTGACCCGCGCGGAGTCAATGCTGAACTAATATTTGCCTTAAGAAAAGCGCTTGATGATGAAGGCTTCGGCCATGTGAAGATTGTGGTGAGCGGAGGTTTCACCGAATCCCGAATCCGAGATTTTGAAGAAAAGGGTGTTCCAGTTGATACTTATGGTGTGGGAAGCAGCCTTCTTAAGATCACCACTGGGTTTACGGGAGATAATGTGATGATAGACGGCAAGCACGCAGCCAAGGCAGGACGCCGTTACCGCCCCAACCCCCGCCTTGAAAAGGTTGATTAA